Proteins encoded within one genomic window of Acinetobacter sp. YWS30-1:
- the pcaF gene encoding 3-oxoadipyl-CoA thiolase — protein MEHVYIFDGIRTPIGRYAGGLSSIRADDLAALPIQYLKQQHPNLPWAEVDEVILGCANQAGEDNRNVARMAALLAGLPESVPAITVNRLCASGLDAVGLAARAIKSGEAQFVVAGGVESMSRAPFVQSKPTTAFSRTPEIYDTTIGWRFINPKFKAGFGVDSMPETAENVAEKYQINREDQDLFAYHSQQKTAQAQQNGIFQAEILPVEIKGAKGSTQVITEDEHPRADTTLEKLSSLKAPFRKEGGSVTAGNASGVNDGAACVLLGNKYFAEQYGLKPLVRVVGIASAGVEPRYMGIGPVPAIQKVLKQTNLSLEQMDVIELNEAFAAQALAVLRELGLQDDDPRVNPNGGAIALGHPLGMSGTRLVITAMKELQRKQGKYALCTMCVGVGQGVALILENVA, from the coding sequence ATGGAACATGTTTATATTTTTGACGGTATTCGTACCCCAATTGGTCGTTACGCAGGTGGTTTGAGCAGTATTCGCGCCGATGACCTTGCTGCTTTACCGATCCAGTATTTAAAACAGCAGCATCCTAACCTGCCATGGGCAGAAGTTGATGAAGTGATTTTAGGCTGTGCCAATCAGGCCGGTGAAGATAATCGTAATGTCGCGCGTATGGCAGCACTTTTAGCGGGCCTGCCGGAAAGCGTACCTGCTATTACTGTAAATCGTCTCTGTGCTTCCGGTCTGGATGCGGTCGGCCTGGCAGCACGTGCAATTAAATCGGGTGAAGCGCAATTTGTAGTGGCCGGTGGGGTAGAATCCATGAGCCGTGCGCCATTTGTACAATCCAAGCCAACCACAGCATTTAGCCGTACTCCGGAAATTTATGACACCACCATTGGCTGGCGTTTTATCAATCCAAAATTCAAGGCAGGTTTCGGCGTAGATAGCATGCCGGAAACGGCAGAAAACGTAGCTGAAAAATATCAGATTAATCGTGAAGATCAGGATCTGTTTGCTTATCACAGTCAGCAAAAAACTGCACAGGCACAGCAGAATGGCATTTTTCAGGCAGAAATCCTGCCAGTAGAAATCAAAGGTGCTAAAGGTTCTACTCAGGTGATTACTGAAGATGAGCATCCACGTGCCGATACTACTTTAGAAAAGTTATCTTCTTTAAAAGCACCATTTCGAAAGGAAGGTGGTTCGGTAACTGCGGGTAATGCGTCTGGTGTCAATGACGGTGCAGCCTGTGTGCTACTGGGTAATAAATATTTCGCAGAACAATATGGACTGAAACCGCTAGTACGGGTGGTAGGAATTGCCAGTGCAGGTGTAGAGCCACGCTATATGGGGATTGGACCAGTACCAGCGATACAGAAAGTATTAAAACAGACAAACTTAAGTCTGGAACAGATGGATGTGATCGAACTGAATGAAGCCTTTGCCGCACAGGCACTTGCAGTGCTACGTGAGCTAGGCCTTCAGGATGATGATCCACGAGTCAATCCAAACGGGGGTGCTATTGCCCTTGGCCATCCACTCGGAATGAGCGGTACACGACTCGTGATTACTGCCATGAAAGAATTACAGCGCAAGCAAGGAAAATATGCCCTTTGTACCATGTGTGTCGGTGTTGGACAGGGTGTCGCACTGATTCTGGAAAATGTGGCTTAA
- the paaK gene encoding phenylacetate--CoA ligase PaaK, whose amino-acid sequence MNNNAMEQIETASVDELRSLQLERMKKMLQHAYQNSTVYKKKFDEAGVHPDDLKSLEDLAKFPFTTKQDLRENYPFGMFAVPQEQIVRVHASSGTTGQPTVVGYTQNDINTWSDVVARSLRAAGLSSKDTIQVSYGYGLFTGGLGAHYGVERLGATVIPMSGGQTDKQAQLIHDFKPTALMVTPSYCLNIIECLEKKFGTAKDCSIKTGIFGAEPWTNEMRREIEERLGIDALDIYGLSEVMGPGVAMECLESKDGPTIWEDHFYPEIIHPETGEVLSDGELGELVFTTITKEGMPVIRYRTRDLTRLLPGTARTMRRMDKIVGRSDDMMIIRGVNVFPSQIEEQILHIPQLIPNYQIQICKQGHLDTLHIRTEMRKDNAINMTHQLANQLKVQIKTMVGISVSVEVLPEGSLPRSEGKAQRVFDIRKSA is encoded by the coding sequence ATGAATAACAATGCAATGGAACAGATTGAAACCGCTTCAGTAGATGAATTACGTAGCCTGCAATTGGAACGTATGAAAAAAATGCTGCAGCATGCCTATCAGAACAGTACGGTTTACAAGAAAAAGTTTGATGAAGCCGGTGTGCATCCGGATGATCTGAAATCACTGGAAGACCTGGCAAAATTCCCCTTTACCACCAAGCAGGATCTGCGCGAAAACTATCCATTTGGCATGTTTGCTGTGCCTCAGGAGCAGATTGTCCGTGTACATGCTTCTTCAGGAACCACAGGTCAGCCTACTGTAGTCGGTTATACCCAGAATGACATTAATACTTGGTCAGATGTGGTGGCACGCTCGTTACGTGCAGCCGGACTCAGCAGTAAAGATACGATTCAGGTATCTTATGGTTACGGCTTGTTTACTGGTGGCCTAGGTGCACATTATGGCGTAGAACGTCTGGGTGCCACCGTAATTCCAATGTCAGGTGGCCAGACCGACAAGCAGGCACAGCTGATTCATGATTTCAAGCCAACAGCTTTAATGGTCACGCCATCTTATTGTCTGAACATTATTGAGTGTCTGGAGAAAAAATTCGGGACTGCCAAGGACTGTTCCATCAAGACCGGGATCTTTGGTGCGGAACCTTGGACCAATGAAATGCGCCGTGAAATCGAAGAACGTCTGGGTATTGATGCACTGGATATTTATGGCCTGTCTGAAGTGATGGGGCCAGGTGTGGCGATGGAATGTCTGGAATCCAAAGATGGACCTACCATCTGGGAAGACCACTTCTATCCTGAAATTATCCATCCGGAAACTGGTGAAGTATTATCTGATGGTGAATTAGGTGAACTGGTATTTACCACTATTACCAAAGAAGGTATGCCAGTGATTCGTTACCGTACCCGTGATCTGACACGCTTATTGCCAGGTACAGCACGTACCATGCGTCGTATGGACAAGATTGTCGGTCGCAGTGATGACATGATGATTATTCGTGGTGTGAATGTGTTCCCATCACAAATTGAAGAGCAAATCCTGCATATTCCGCAGCTTATTCCAAATTATCAGATTCAGATTTGTAAACAGGGTCACCTGGATACATTGCATATTCGTACCGAAATGCGTAAAGATAATGCTATAAATATGACACACCAATTGGCAAATCAGCTGAAAGTACAAATCAAGACCATGGTCGGGATTAGTGTCAGTGTGGAAGTTTTACCGGAAGGTAGCTTGCCACGCTCTGAAGGTAAGGCTCAGCGGGTGTTTGATATCCGAAAGTCCGCTTAA
- the paaX gene encoding phenylacetic acid degradation operon negative regulatory protein PaaX, protein MNPKLKQVIDDFIQNETLSGTSLVMTIFGDSIYHRGGVISLASLIQLMDVFGFNERSVRTAVFRLVQNGWLSSEKIGRTSYYRITESSRQRFITADQKIYSFQHNEWDQKWDLVLLSSVELENKQTLKKELEWLGFANIATNVMAYPGCDQQKLQNLLLNNKMTDQVVVFRAETLQLWQESYPTIKRMVETNWPIPELHQRYEKFISDFREFFYLVENEEELDPVQAFQIRILLIHQYRRILLKDPNLPFELLPTDWLSLIARNLSTNLYQAVFAAGDEFFLETARTAEGLMPPAHPQFYKRFGGLKQPELTF, encoded by the coding sequence ATGAATCCGAAATTAAAACAAGTAATTGATGATTTCATTCAGAATGAGACCCTTAGTGGAACCTCATTGGTAATGACGATTTTTGGTGACAGTATTTATCACCGCGGGGGAGTCATTAGTCTTGCCAGCCTGATTCAACTGATGGATGTATTCGGCTTCAATGAGCGTTCTGTGCGTACCGCTGTATTCCGTCTGGTACAAAATGGCTGGCTGAGTTCAGAAAAGATTGGCCGCACCAGTTATTACCGTATTACCGAAAGCAGCCGTCAGCGTTTTATTACCGCAGACCAGAAAATTTATAGCTTCCAGCATAATGAATGGGATCAGAAATGGGATCTGGTTCTGCTCAGTTCAGTTGAACTGGAAAATAAACAGACACTGAAAAAAGAACTGGAATGGTTAGGCTTTGCCAATATCGCGACCAATGTCATGGCCTATCCGGGGTGTGATCAGCAGAAACTGCAAAACCTCTTACTGAATAACAAGATGACTGATCAGGTGGTAGTATTCCGTGCAGAAACCCTGCAGCTTTGGCAGGAATCTTATCCAACCATTAAACGCATGGTTGAGACTAACTGGCCAATCCCGGAACTGCATCAGCGTTATGAAAAATTTATTAGCGATTTCCGTGAATTTTTCTATCTGGTGGAAAATGAAGAGGAACTGGATCCGGTACAAGCCTTTCAGATCCGTATCCTGCTGATCCACCAGTATCGCCGTATTTTATTGAAAGACCCGAATCTGCCATTTGAACTATTGCCAACAGACTGGTTGTCACTGATTGCACGTAACTTAAGTACCAATCTATATCAGGCGGTATTTGCAGCAGGAGATGAGTTTTTTCTGGAGACTGCCCGGACAGCGGAAGGTCTTATGCCACCTGCGCATCCACAATTTTATAAACGTTTTGGTGGTTTAAAGCAGCCGGAATTGACCTTTTAA
- a CDS encoding gamma carbonic anhydrase family protein, with protein MPCYAIDGVIPVVSPEAYIHPTAVLIGDVIIEAGVYIGPFASLRADFGRIHIQKNANVQDSCTIHGFPDSVTLVEEYGHVGHGAILHGCVVRKNALIGMNSVILDEAEIGENVIVGANSTVKAKFKVPANNLVLGSPAKVVRPLEEKEIVWKSHGTEQYIQLTARCLNTLQEVEALTEDSAERRDYQNFKADYQIKQNS; from the coding sequence ATGCCATGTTATGCGATTGATGGGGTGATTCCTGTCGTCAGCCCTGAAGCTTATATCCATCCTACGGCTGTGCTGATCGGTGATGTGATCATTGAAGCCGGAGTTTATATTGGTCCGTTCGCTTCGCTGCGTGCCGATTTTGGCCGGATTCATATCCAGAAAAATGCCAATGTCCAAGACTCCTGTACCATCCATGGATTTCCGGACAGTGTGACCTTGGTTGAAGAATATGGCCATGTCGGTCATGGTGCCATTCTGCATGGCTGCGTGGTACGAAAAAATGCCCTGATCGGTATGAATAGTGTGATTCTGGATGAGGCCGAAATCGGGGAGAATGTCATTGTTGGGGCCAACAGTACAGTCAAGGCTAAATTCAAAGTACCAGCAAATAATCTGGTACTTGGCAGTCCGGCGAAAGTAGTTCGTCCTTTAGAAGAAAAAGAAATTGTCTGGAAAAGCCATGGCACCGAGCAATATATCCAGCTCACTGCACGTTGTTTGAATACCTTGCAGGAAGTAGAAGCTTTAACTGAAGATTCCGCAGAGCGACGTGATTATCAGAACTTTAAAGCGGATTATCAGATCAAGCAAAATAGTTAA
- a CDS encoding class I SAM-dependent methyltransferase, whose protein sequence is MESQEFKDHFSQQSQDYALFRPHYPDVLGKILAELAPSTKVALDVGCGSGQFSGVLAHYFDQVIAIDASSEQIAQAQPHPKIQYHQALAEEIPCVDQSVDLISVAQAAHWLDLDKFYAEVRRIAKPNAILALISYGVFSIDEEHLNHYFRHFYEVTIAPYWAPERRHVDEGYKNLPFPFQEISVQPPVLQVEWNFYQLIGYMSTWSAVKAATQALGHNPLNVLADALLPEWEDPELPRVVSWPLSLRVGRINPDKGMDN, encoded by the coding sequence ATGGAAAGTCAGGAATTTAAAGACCATTTCTCCCAGCAGTCCCAAGATTATGCCTTGTTTCGCCCGCATTATCCGGATGTTTTGGGAAAGATATTGGCAGAGTTGGCACCGAGTACGAAAGTAGCTTTAGATGTTGGCTGTGGCTCAGGACAGTTTTCAGGGGTTTTGGCACATTATTTTGATCAGGTGATTGCCATTGATGCGAGTAGTGAACAAATCGCACAGGCCCAACCTCATCCGAAAATTCAATATCATCAGGCCTTAGCCGAAGAAATCCCATGTGTTGACCAGAGTGTGGATCTGATTTCAGTTGCACAGGCTGCACATTGGCTGGATCTGGACAAGTTCTATGCGGAGGTTCGCCGTATTGCAAAACCCAATGCCATTCTGGCTCTTATTAGTTATGGGGTATTCAGCATCGATGAAGAACATCTGAATCATTATTTCAGACATTTTTATGAAGTGACCATTGCGCCCTATTGGGCACCTGAACGTCGCCATGTCGATGAAGGATACAAAAATCTGCCATTTCCATTTCAGGAAATTTCTGTGCAGCCGCCGGTATTACAAGTCGAGTGGAACTTTTACCAACTGATAGGCTATATGAGTACCTGGTCAGCCGTAAAAGCAGCCACCCAGGCACTCGGACATAATCCGCTGAATGTACTGGCAGATGCCTTATTGCCAGAATGGGAAGATCCAGAATTGCCCCGGGTGGTGAGTTGGCCGCTATCGCTACGAGTGGGAAGGATAAATCCAGATAAAGGAATGGATAATTAA
- a CDS encoding cytochrome C assembly family protein — MLSLPLVYTILALIAYTSSFWYLFIHLMTKRTPNQWFVGLTALVGLVLHALVLSGDMYTPMGMNYDVFALLSFTSGLMLLLSIIYSTYRPIIALNLIGIPVAATGLILGFSFTQPAKVIAQNSLGLDIHIILSLSAYAVLLMATIQAVILRFQDRELKKKQKRRVWVNLLPSYQDMESLLFDMLMTGFILLTLALGFGFFTIDNFFAQHLAHKTAFSIVSWLVYGALLIGHWKFGWRGQKAVRFTLLGFGLLALGFIGSKFVLEMLLNK; from the coding sequence ATGCTTAGCCTACCCTTGGTTTACACGATCTTAGCATTAATCGCTTATACCTCCTCTTTTTGGTATCTGTTCATTCATTTAATGACTAAACGTACTCCAAATCAATGGTTTGTCGGCTTAACAGCTTTAGTCGGACTGGTACTGCATGCTTTGGTTTTATCAGGTGACATGTATACCCCGATGGGGATGAATTATGATGTATTCGCCTTACTTTCCTTTACTTCAGGGCTAATGCTACTGCTAAGTATCATTTACAGTACCTATCGGCCGATTATTGCGCTAAACCTGATTGGTATTCCCGTCGCTGCGACCGGCCTGATTCTCGGTTTCAGTTTTACCCAGCCAGCGAAAGTCATTGCACAGAATTCCCTAGGTCTTGATATTCATATTATCTTGTCCCTATCCGCTTATGCTGTGTTATTGATGGCGACGATTCAGGCCGTCATTTTGCGGTTTCAGGATCGTGAACTGAAGAAAAAACAGAAACGTCGGGTTTGGGTGAATCTGTTGCCCTCCTATCAGGATATGGAATCTTTATTGTTCGATATGCTGATGACCGGTTTCATTTTACTGACACTGGCATTGGGTTTCGGCTTCTTTACCATCGATAATTTCTTTGCCCAGCATCTGGCCCATAAGACTGCCTTTAGTATTGTGTCCTGGCTGGTTTATGGTGCATTACTGATCGGCCACTGGAAATTTGGCTGGCGTGGTCAGAAAGCAGTGCGCTTTACCCTGCTTGGGTTTGGCCTGCTGGCGCTCGGCTTTATCGGTTCCAAATTTGTGCTAGAAATGCTGTTAAATAAATAA
- the ffh gene encoding signal recognition particle protein encodes MFDTLTERLTQSLRNVTGSGQLTEDNIKDTLREVRMALLEADVALPVTREFIAKVKEEALGQEVMTQLSPGQAFVKIVYDELTKMMGEANESLDLAAKPPVVVLLAGLQGAGKTTTAAKLARFLQERQKKKVAMVSADVYRPAAIKQLQTVAGEVGAIFLESSATEKPISIVNRAIEQAKIQFADVLIVDTAGRLHIDDDMMEEIKELHAAINPTETLFVVDAMTGQDAANTAKAFNDALPLTGVILTKTDGDARGGAALSVRAITGKPIKFLGMGEKLDALEPFHPERVAQRILGMGDVLSLVEEVERKIDKEKAEKMAKKLQKGGSFNFEDMLMQFEQMNKMGGMMGFLDKLPGMSNSGIQDAIAQANPEKQVKKMEAIIQSMTIKERRNPDLMNPSRKKRIAAGCGMEVSEVNKLIKQHAQMAKMMKKFANPSGMAKMMKSLSGLQKQFGGGGGMGPLFGGNDKK; translated from the coding sequence ATGTTTGATACCTTAACAGAACGACTCACGCAGAGTTTAAGAAATGTTACTGGCTCAGGGCAGCTAACCGAAGACAATATTAAAGATACGTTACGTGAAGTACGTATGGCACTTCTTGAAGCCGACGTTGCGTTACCTGTAACTCGTGAATTTATCGCGAAAGTTAAGGAAGAAGCATTAGGCCAGGAAGTGATGACTCAGTTATCACCAGGGCAAGCCTTCGTCAAAATCGTCTATGACGAATTGACCAAAATGATGGGCGAGGCTAATGAAAGCCTTGACCTTGCAGCAAAACCACCGGTGGTGGTACTGCTTGCCGGTTTGCAGGGTGCGGGTAAAACCACGACTGCAGCCAAACTTGCGCGCTTCCTGCAAGAGCGTCAAAAGAAAAAAGTAGCTATGGTGTCTGCCGACGTTTATCGTCCGGCTGCGATCAAGCAGTTACAGACAGTGGCTGGTGAAGTTGGCGCGATTTTCCTTGAATCGAGTGCTACTGAAAAACCAATCAGCATCGTTAATCGTGCAATTGAACAGGCAAAAATCCAGTTTGCCGATGTGTTGATTGTCGATACCGCAGGTCGTCTGCATATCGATGACGATATGATGGAAGAGATTAAAGAGCTGCATGCAGCGATTAATCCGACTGAAACCCTATTCGTGGTTGATGCCATGACCGGTCAGGATGCGGCAAATACGGCCAAAGCATTTAACGATGCGCTTCCTTTGACGGGTGTGATCCTGACCAAAACCGATGGTGATGCGCGTGGTGGTGCAGCACTGTCTGTTCGTGCGATTACTGGCAAGCCAATCAAGTTCCTCGGTATGGGCGAAAAACTGGATGCGCTTGAGCCATTCCATCCGGAACGTGTGGCACAGCGTATTCTGGGCATGGGTGACGTGCTTTCTTTGGTCGAAGAAGTTGAACGCAAAATCGACAAAGAAAAAGCCGAGAAAATGGCGAAGAAATTGCAGAAAGGTGGTAGCTTCAACTTTGAAGATATGCTGATGCAATTCGAGCAGATGAACAAGATGGGCGGCATGATGGGCTTCCTGGACAAACTTCCAGGCATGAGCAATTCTGGTATTCAAGATGCGATTGCGCAGGCGAATCCTGAAAAGCAAGTGAAGAAAATGGAAGCGATTATCCAGTCGATGACCATTAAGGAACGTCGTAACCCTGACCTGATGAATCCAAGCCGTAAAAAGCGTATTGCGGCAGGTTGCGGTATGGAAGTGTCAGAAGTCAACAAGCTGATCAAACAGCATGCGCAAATGGCGAAGATGATGAAGAAATTTGCTAATCCGTCGGGTATGGCAAAAATGATGAAATCACTGAGCGGTCTGCAAAAACAGTTTGGTGGTGGCGGTGGCATGGGTCCACTGTTCGGCGGGAACGACAAAAAATAA
- a CDS encoding RBBP9/YdeN family alpha/beta hydrolase → MTQVIVVHGYTASPEENWFPWIQEKAQQEHVSLKVLRLDPSTTPKLEVWEQQMREQIDGIDENSIFIAHSLGCLAALHYLSRELKNQRIKQLVLVAGFNGRLGRLEEVNPFIDVAEVDFDLLKRQIDERVVIYSEGDDRVQPDFSLEQAESLDAIVVCAEHQGHFINSQGCIELPEVWRVIQPYLIQSSTE, encoded by the coding sequence ATGACTCAAGTGATTGTGGTGCATGGCTATACCGCAAGTCCTGAAGAAAACTGGTTTCCATGGATTCAGGAAAAAGCCCAGCAGGAACATGTCAGCTTGAAAGTACTCAGACTTGACCCGTCAACTACGCCAAAATTAGAGGTCTGGGAACAGCAAATGCGTGAACAGATTGACGGGATTGACGAAAACAGTATTTTTATTGCACATAGCTTGGGATGTCTGGCTGCATTACATTATTTAAGTCGCGAATTAAAAAATCAGAGAATTAAACAACTGGTATTAGTGGCCGGTTTCAATGGCAGACTGGGACGTCTGGAAGAAGTTAATCCGTTCATTGACGTGGCTGAAGTGGATTTTGATTTACTAAAACGCCAGATTGATGAACGTGTAGTGATTTATTCGGAAGGTGATGATCGGGTTCAGCCTGACTTTAGTTTGGAACAGGCGGAAAGTCTGGATGCAATCGTAGTCTGTGCCGAACATCAAGGGCATTTCATTAATTCTCAAGGCTGTATTGAACTGCCAGAAGTCTGGCGAGTGATTCAGCCTTATCTGATCCAATCTTCCACTGAATAG
- a CDS encoding RBBP9/YdeN family alpha/beta hydrolase, producing the protein MKNITKKVYIVPDYQATSNDHWYPWLSRQIKDAGFEAKRIMLANPFQPDLEEWQHNLKLQIPHLDEHSFIVAHGLGGLSALKFLEEHYSRTQLKIGGLILVAAFDTPLVAWSELNKMVQAVKLDLNNLSHGAKRFVMLLSSNDPYVPAPISLRLGHSLNAQIFEIKNAGHFNKLDGYADFSKLLELLKLCLANDLQNAAGL; encoded by the coding sequence ATGAAAAATATAACGAAGAAAGTCTATATCGTGCCTGACTATCAGGCGACCTCAAATGACCACTGGTATCCGTGGTTGAGCCGGCAGATCAAAGACGCGGGATTCGAGGCCAAACGGATCATGCTGGCTAATCCCTTTCAACCTGATCTGGAAGAATGGCAGCACAACCTGAAACTGCAGATTCCGCACCTAGATGAGCATAGTTTTATTGTTGCGCATGGCCTGGGTGGCTTGAGTGCTCTAAAGTTTCTTGAAGAACACTATAGCCGTACACAATTGAAAATTGGCGGGCTCATATTAGTCGCAGCTTTTGATACACCCCTGGTGGCCTGGTCGGAACTGAATAAAATGGTGCAGGCAGTAAAGCTAGATCTGAACAATCTATCACATGGTGCCAAACGCTTTGTAATGCTGCTTTCCAGCAATGATCCTTATGTACCTGCACCGATTTCACTGCGTTTGGGCCATAGCCTGAATGCACAGATTTTTGAAATCAAAAATGCAGGGCATTTTAACAAGCTGGATGGCTATGCCGATTTTTCAAAGTTGCTCGAGCTGCTCAAACTGTGTCTGGCAAATGATCTGCAAAATGCTGCAGGCCTTTAA
- a CDS encoding type III pantothenate kinase, with protein sequence MKKLWLDIGNTRLKYWITEQNQIIEHAAEMHLQSPADLLLGLIQHFKSLGLHQVGISSVLDKANNVRIQSILTCLNIPVVFATVQARYAGLICGYDDPSQLGIDRWLQVLAVAKSAEKNYCVISCGTALTIDLAQGQKHLGGYILPNLYLQRDSLIQNTKGIKIPDAAFEELSPGRNTIDAVHHGILFGLLSTIEKVLQDFPAQLILTGGDAALFAQHLERFQPIIEPDLLLKGLQHFADHLPDTV encoded by the coding sequence ATGAAAAAACTATGGCTGGATATCGGCAATACACGACTCAAGTACTGGATTACGGAGCAGAACCAGATCATTGAACATGCTGCGGAAATGCATTTGCAATCCCCTGCCGACTTACTTCTCGGTCTGATTCAGCATTTTAAGAGTTTGGGCTTGCATCAGGTCGGAATTTCTTCAGTACTAGACAAAGCAAATAATGTCCGAATTCAATCGATTTTGACCTGCCTGAACATTCCTGTAGTTTTTGCCACGGTACAGGCACGCTATGCCGGTTTGATCTGTGGCTATGATGATCCTTCCCAGCTTGGGATTGACCGCTGGTTGCAGGTGCTGGCCGTTGCCAAGTCAGCTGAGAAAAATTATTGTGTAATTAGCTGCGGGACTGCCCTGACCATTGATCTAGCCCAAGGTCAGAAACATCTCGGCGGTTATATCCTGCCGAATCTGTATTTACAACGCGATTCCCTGATCCAGAATACCAAAGGCATTAAAATCCCGGATGCAGCTTTCGAGGAACTCAGTCCTGGGCGCAATACCATTGATGCCGTGCATCATGGCATTTTATTCGGTCTGCTCAGCACCATTGAAAAAGTACTGCAAGATTTTCCGGCACAGTTGATCCTGACTGGTGGAGATGCTGCGCTGTTTGCCCAGCATCTCGAACGGTTTCAGCCTATTATTGAACCAGACTTATTACTTAAAGGCCTGCAGCATTTTGCAGATCATTTGCCAGACACAGTTTGA
- a CDS encoding biotin--[acetyl-CoA-carboxylase] ligase has translation MDVETRELQQRLSQAGQLPEVLLIKPITTSTNDDVRELATKGVQQVLVCSRVQTQGRGQRQRQWISPEGNIYLSTLLHTQKAIDGRLALEIALNILQMPSLKGLDLQVKWPNDLYSLQGKWGGILIEPISTQQVVVGVGINVSPLTESIPDQQVTSLTELGLPHASRVDLIAELYLAIQQAGEWFNYGSQNLPARFNQYAAFFQQTVEFTDIQGQYSGTFLGIQDDGAVIIETDAGTQTFYQGQLRLKNGG, from the coding sequence ATGGATGTAGAAACTCGCGAACTGCAGCAACGTTTAAGTCAAGCAGGCCAGCTTCCTGAAGTGTTGCTGATCAAGCCCATTACCACATCGACCAATGACGATGTCCGGGAACTGGCAACCAAAGGGGTACAACAGGTACTGGTGTGTAGCCGCGTGCAAACCCAAGGACGTGGACAGCGTCAACGTCAGTGGATTTCTCCTGAGGGGAACATCTATTTAAGCACATTGCTGCATACACAAAAAGCAATCGATGGTCGTCTGGCGCTGGAAATTGCGTTAAATATCCTGCAAATGCCAAGTCTAAAAGGACTGGACTTGCAAGTGAAATGGCCCAATGACCTGTACAGCCTGCAGGGGAAATGGGGCGGCATTCTGATTGAACCGATTTCGACCCAACAGGTGGTAGTTGGTGTCGGGATCAATGTCAGTCCACTCACGGAAAGCATTCCAGACCAGCAGGTGACTTCTCTGACTGAATTGGGACTACCGCATGCTTCACGTGTAGATCTGATTGCCGAGTTGTATCTGGCTATTCAACAAGCGGGTGAATGGTTTAATTATGGTAGTCAGAATCTGCCAGCACGGTTTAACCAATATGCTGCATTTTTCCAGCAAACAGTTGAATTTACCGATATTCAAGGCCAATATTCCGGAACTTTCCTCGGCATTCAAGACGATGGTGCGGTCATTATCGAAACGGATGCAGGTACGCAGACATTTTATCAGGGGCAACTCCGTCTTAAAAACGGTGGCTGA
- a CDS encoding sulfite exporter TauE/SafE family protein, whose amino-acid sequence MELIIYLLIGAIAGFAAGLFGVGGGLIIVPILYIVFTQLQYDPSVIMHMAVGTSLATIIVTSISSVMAHHQRGAVLWDVVRNLAPGLVIGSFLGAGIADYLSGQGLQLLIGFFAVWIAFRMFRGVHYQVDPNQKLPSAALQLAAGGGIGVASAIFGIGGGSLTVPFLNRCGVVIQKAVATSAACGLPIAVAGALGFIWFGQKAEVEVPNTIGYIHIYAFIGISVMSFITAKFGAKVAHLLSPVLLKKCFAALLTTVGLYFIYQGFTA is encoded by the coding sequence ATGGAGTTAATCATATATTTATTGATTGGTGCAATTGCAGGATTTGCCGCAGGCCTGTTTGGCGTTGGTGGTGGCCTGATTATCGTGCCAATTCTGTACATTGTTTTTACCCAGCTCCAGTACGATCCAAGCGTGATTATGCATATGGCAGTCGGAACTTCTCTGGCCACAATTATTGTGACCTCAATCAGTTCGGTGATGGCACATCACCAAAGAGGAGCAGTGTTATGGGATGTAGTGCGTAATCTGGCACCTGGCCTGGTCATTGGCTCATTCTTGGGAGCTGGTATTGCAGATTATTTATCGGGCCAAGGTCTGCAATTGCTGATTGGCTTCTTTGCAGTCTGGATTGCATTCAGAATGTTTAGAGGCGTGCATTATCAGGTTGATCCGAATCAGAAATTGCCTTCAGCCGCATTACAGTTGGCAGCGGGTGGTGGCATTGGCGTGGCATCGGCCATATTCGGGATTGGTGGCGGCAGTTTGACTGTGCCTTTCCTGAATCGTTGTGGTGTCGTCATCCAGAAAGCAGTAGCCACTTCTGCTGCCTGCGGTTTGCCGATCGCAGTGGCTGGTGCCTTAGGTTTTATCTGGTTTGGTCAGAAAGCTGAAGTCGAAGTACCAAATACGATTGGTTATATTCATATTTATGCGTTTATTGGTATTAGTGTGATGAGTTTTATCACTGCAAAATTTGGTGCAAAAGTGGCGCATTTATTATCACCAGTTCTATTAAAAAAATGTTTTGCGGCCTTATTGACTACAGTTGGTCTGTATTTTATCTATCAAGGCTTTACTGCCTGA